The genomic region GTTCTCATGGATGTGACGGCATTAAGTCTACAAATACAGGCCATTATGCCAGAAGAGAAAAGCATTAGAATTATTGCAGCAGGTGATTCACTCATTGTGTCGGGTATGGTTTCAAATACCTTGAAGGCTGATCGGATTATCGCATTGGCTGAAGCTTTCGTGCGCACTTCAGTACTGAGCATGATGATGAGCTTTCAAGGAGATCAATCCACTACGGAAAGTCAAGCATCAGGTAGTGGCGGTAGTGGACCGGGTGGAATGATGGCCGTGCAGTTATTGAAGGAAGCGGGGCAACATAAAGATAAGACTCTAGGGGCAGGTTCCGGTCTTGGTAGATTTCCGGTTATCAATTTACTGGGAGTCCGTGATAACCAGCAAGTCATGTTGGAAGTGAAGATTGCTGAGGTTAACCGTACAGAAGCTGAGAAACTAGGTTTTGATTTTCAAGGCGCTTTGAGAAAATCAGGAAGTGCATGGACTCAGATCATGGGTGGATTAATCGGCGGCAGTCCGGCTAGCTTACTGCTTGGGAAAAATCCTGTTTCTACAGGTTTGCCATTCGCTTCCAGTGAAGGCGGTTCTTTCCTAATTGACGCTGAGAAAAAAGACAACGTCATAAAAATCCTTGCTGAGCCCAATATTGTTGCGATTAGTGGGCAGGAAGCCAGCTTTCTGGTGGGGGGCGAAATTATGATTCCCGTTACCTCAGGCGTAGGTGGTGCTGTCAGATTACAATCCAAGCAGTTTGGTGTCGGATTGATTTTTCAGCCCACAGTTCTGGAAGAAGGTCGTATCAATTTAAGAGTCAACCCGGAAGTCTCGGAGTTGGTATCGTTTCAGCAGGTAGCCTCCACTGGTTTGGGAGCGATTGTGGCAGTGCCGACTTTTAAAACACGGCGTATTTCAACGACTGTTCAATTGCGCGACGGCCAATCCTTGGCGATCGGTGGATTATTGCAGGATAACTTCAGAGAGCAGATCAGACGCTTCCCAATGCTAGGAGAAGTGCCGGTGCTGGGTGCCCTATTTAGTAGTAGTGATTACCTGATGGATAAAACCGAGTTGATGATTATCGTGACACCCCGTTTGGTACAGCCGCTGCAGCCTGATCATGGCACACCGACCGATGCATTTATACGTCCAGGACGCGGAGAGTTCCTCATACAGGGAAGACTGGAACGGGAAACTGATCCATCAGACAACAGGGATGCATCACAGTATATGATTGAGCAACCTAAAGGTCAATCAGGCATAGCTGAGCCAAGTGGATTTCAAATGAAATAAGGATAAGATTATTATGAATAAATTTTCTACTAAAGTAACTTTATGCTTGTCAATACTAATGCTGATATTAACTGCTTGTGTCACCCATCCCCCGAAACGGATGGATACGAGATTTGGTAATGCTTTAGGTATGGCAAAGGCGCAACAAACCGTGAATCCAGATGCGTCGCTAAACACTGTGCCAGTTAGAGGAGTTGATGGCCAAGCCGGCGATGCCATGTACGATAATTATCGGGATTCGTTTATCAGTCCTAAAGCACCCGCCCGGGGTGCGTTAGATGTAGGAACTTCTGGCGGTAGCAGTAGAGGTGGCGCAATGCAGTAAAGACTCGCCTGCTTTCTATCAGCATTGAGATTGGCAACCATCATCAGAGGGATTGGTTATGCGCAGTATAAATACTCCTAACTTGGGAAAAAGACGGCAAAATCTGAACATCAGAAAACAACAGGGTGTCGTCGCTATTATGATGGTGCTATCTTTGGCAGCGTTGATTGGCTTTGTCGGACTTGCTCTGGATTTGGGTAAACTTTTTGTGACCAAATCAGAATTACAGAACAGTGCAGATGCTTGTGCATTGGCGGCCGCGCGGGAATTGACAGGCGCGAGTACAAACCAATTGACGCTTGCCGAAGCAGCCGGTATAGCAGCAGGAATCAGCAACAATGTTCAATTTCAGAATAATCCAGTTACTGTCAATGCCGATGACGTTACTTTCAGTGATACGCTCAACGGTGCTTATTTGACCAAAGATGCTGTAGCAAATGCATTGACTATGCGCTTTGCGCGGTGCACTGTCCAGCGTACAGGTATTGTCAATTGGTTTATGCAGGTGCTGGGTGCCGGGGATCAACAGGTCAATGCGACGGCTGTAGCCAGCCTTGTTCCCGGTCAGACAACTTGTGCGGTTCCTGCCGGGGTTTGTCAAGCGGATGTAGCAGCAGCGGCACCCGGCACTTGGTTACAAGGTGTACTTGGACCCAAAGGGGATCTAACGGGTGGATTCAAATGGATCGATTACTCTCCACCTGGTGGGGGGGCATCTGAACTAAGCGATTTATTGACAGGAACAGGAGCCTGCAATCTGCCAGCAGTTGGAAGTATTGTGGGGCAAGGCGGTGTGATTTCTTCCTTGTCAAAAGCCTGGAATAGCCGTTTTGGTATTTATCGTAATCCCGTTGAGGATAGCCCTGGACAGCCAGGATTTGCTGTGCCCGACAAAACAGGTTTTGCTTATACGGAAGTAACATGGCCAAGCAAATTCAATGCTTTTAGTGATTTTGCAACACATAGAGGAAGTCCTCCTGCTGCCTATCAAGGCGATGGCGTTACTGGTTTAAAAGCTCAAGTTGGTGGAGCTATAACTGTGGATCGAACATTTCTCCAGCAGCATGGAGCGGATCGCAGATTGGCTACTGTGGCCGTAGTTGATTGTGACGTGCTGGATGCCGGTGGACCCAC from Nitrosomonas ureae harbors:
- a CDS encoding pilus assembly protein TadG-related protein, with translation MRSINTPNLGKRRQNLNIRKQQGVVAIMMVLSLAALIGFVGLALDLGKLFVTKSELQNSADACALAAARELTGASTNQLTLAEAAGIAAGISNNVQFQNNPVTVNADDVTFSDTLNGAYLTKDAVANALTMRFARCTVQRTGIVNWFMQVLGAGDQQVNATAVASLVPGQTTCAVPAGVCQADVAAAAPGTWLQGVLGPKGDLTGGFKWIDYSPPGGGASELSDLLTGTGACNLPAVGSIVGQGGVISSLSKAWNSRFGIYRNPVEDSPGQPGFAVPDKTGFAYTEVTWPSKFNAFSDFATHRGSPPAAYQGDGVTGLKAQVGGAITVDRTFLQQHGADRRLATVAVVDCDVLDAGGPTAPVLSWACILMLHPINSNSGGSGTGADRMYVEYLGQSNDPLSPCASSGTVGGPGSVGPLVPALVQ
- a CDS encoding type II and III secretion system protein family protein — encoded protein: MKRLLIDNFMILIVKYFFHFILPVGLIFLMVLQSHANAQAPGSIKSIPSHAEQTIISDRSLTQTGAAKIDVTLGKSTLLKLPTTIKRISVGSPNVADVMLINPQEIYILGKIVGMTNITLWTKDGRSTVIDVNVLMDVTALSLQIQAIMPEEKSIRIIAAGDSLIVSGMVSNTLKADRIIALAEAFVRTSVLSMMMSFQGDQSTTESQASGSGGSGPGGMMAVQLLKEAGQHKDKTLGAGSGLGRFPVINLLGVRDNQQVMLEVKIAEVNRTEAEKLGFDFQGALRKSGSAWTQIMGGLIGGSPASLLLGKNPVSTGLPFASSEGGSFLIDAEKKDNVIKILAEPNIVAISGQEASFLVGGEIMIPVTSGVGGAVRLQSKQFGVGLIFQPTVLEEGRINLRVNPEVSELVSFQQVASTGLGAIVAVPTFKTRRISTTVQLRDGQSLAIGGLLQDNFREQIRRFPMLGEVPVLGALFSSSDYLMDKTELMIIVTPRLVQPLQPDHGTPTDAFIRPGRGEFLIQGRLERETDPSDNRDASQYMIEQPKGQSGIAEPSGFQMK